Proteins from one Bacteroides mediterraneensis genomic window:
- the ftsY gene encoding signal recognition particle-docking protein FtsY, producing MGFFSFFSKEKKETLDKGLSKTKESVFSKIARAVAGKSKVDDEVLDNLEEVLITSDVGVETTLNIIKRIEARVSKDKYVNTQELNNILREEIAALLMENNSVDTADFDVPQGKTPYVIMVVGVNGVGKTTTIGKLAYQFKKAGKKVYLGAADTFRAAAVEQLDIWGERVGVPVIKQKMGADPASVAFDTLSSATANHADVVIIDTAGRLHNKIGLMNELTKIKNVMKKVVPDAPHEVLLVLDGSTGQNAFEQAKQFTLATEVTAMAITKLDGTAKGGVVIGISDQFKIPVKYIGLGEGMEDLQVFRRREFVDSLFGPTTEK from the coding sequence ATGGGATTTTTTAGTTTTTTCTCAAAGGAAAAAAAAGAGACGTTAGACAAAGGATTGTCTAAAACCAAAGAAAGTGTATTCAGCAAGATTGCGCGTGCAGTGGCTGGAAAATCGAAGGTAGACGACGAGGTGTTGGACAATCTGGAGGAAGTGCTCATTACGTCTGATGTAGGAGTGGAAACTACGCTGAATATTATCAAGCGCATAGAAGCCAGGGTATCGAAAGACAAGTATGTGAATACGCAGGAGCTGAATAATATTCTTCGCGAAGAAATCGCCGCATTGCTGATGGAGAACAATTCGGTGGATACGGCAGATTTTGACGTTCCCCAAGGCAAGACACCCTATGTGATTATGGTGGTGGGCGTGAACGGAGTAGGAAAGACTACGACCATCGGAAAGCTGGCTTATCAGTTCAAGAAGGCAGGAAAGAAAGTCTATCTGGGTGCAGCCGATACGTTCCGTGCAGCCGCCGTGGAGCAGCTGGATATCTGGGGCGAACGAGTGGGTGTACCTGTCATCAAACAGAAAATGGGTGCCGATCCAGCTTCAGTGGCTTTCGACACGCTGAGTTCGGCTACGGCCAACCATGCGGATGTTGTAATCATCGATACGGCGGGCCGTCTGCATAATAAAATCGGCTTGATGAACGAGCTGACCAAAATCAAGAATGTGATGAAGAAGGTGGTTCCCGATGCGCCGCATGAGGTGTTGCTGGTGCTCGACGGCTCTACCGGACAGAATGCGTTTGAACAAGCCAAACAGTTTACGCTGGCTACGGAGGTGACGGCGATGGCCATTACCAAACTTGACGGTACCGCCAAGGGAGGCGTGGTAATCGGCATTTCCGACCAGTTCAAGATTCCGGTGAAATACATCGGGCTGGGAGAAGGAATGGAGGACCTGCAGGTATTCCGTCGCCGGGAGTTTGTGGATTCATTGTTTGGCCCAACCACAGAGAAATGA
- a CDS encoding CinA family protein — protein sequence MSVETKTLSKEISEIFWREGFTLATAESCTAGNVAAIITAIPGSSRFYKGGIIAYSNEVKVNHLHVNAETLEKYGAVSEETVVEMVKGAIEALDTDYAVATSGIAGPAGGTPEKPVGTIWVAAGSKEKVLTAMLSEDEGREKNIQAATAKTLQLLLELCQNQENEG from the coding sequence ATGTCAGTAGAAACCAAAACACTAAGTAAGGAGATAAGTGAAATCTTCTGGAGAGAAGGTTTTACATTGGCTACCGCTGAAAGCTGTACGGCTGGTAACGTGGCTGCCATTATAACTGCTATCCCAGGTAGTTCTCGTTTCTATAAAGGTGGAATTATCGCCTATTCAAATGAGGTGAAGGTGAATCACCTGCATGTGAATGCAGAAACATTGGAAAAATATGGGGCTGTAAGTGAGGAAACCGTGGTAGAAATGGTGAAAGGTGCCATTGAAGCTTTGGATACGGATTATGCCGTAGCCACATCGGGCATTGCCGGACCTGCGGGAGGCACTCCGGAAAAGCCGGTCGGTACCATCTGGGTGGCTGCCGGTTCGAAAGAAAAGGTGCTCACGGCTATGTTGAGTGAAGACGAAGGTCGCGAGAAAAATATCCAGGCAGCAACGGCCAAAACCCTGCAATTATTGCTGGAATTGTGTCAAAATCAAGAAAATGAGGGGTGA
- the map gene encoding type I methionyl aminopeptidase: MRRHKINWKVPKGAELTELDKKVLYYQDRGHLVPTRQLIKTPEQIEGIRRSGVINTGVLDLVEKEIHAGMSTAEIDKLVYEYTKDHGAIPACLGYEGFPKSCCTSINEVVCHGIPNEEEILEEGDIINVDCTTILDGYYADASRMFIIGKTTPQKEKLVRVAKECLEIGMEAAKPFSFVGDIGHAIEKHAKKNGFSVVRDLCGHGVGLEFHEEPDVEHFGKKGTGMLLVPGMVFTIEPMINMGTWEVFIDEEDGWTVVTEDELPSAQWEHTFVMTEQGLEILTH, encoded by the coding sequence ATGAGAAGACATAAAATAAACTGGAAGGTTCCTAAAGGAGCGGAGTTGACCGAACTGGACAAGAAGGTGCTGTATTATCAGGACAGAGGCCATCTGGTTCCGACTCGCCAGTTAATCAAGACTCCGGAACAGATTGAAGGCATCCGTCGCAGTGGGGTTATCAATACAGGGGTGCTTGACTTGGTGGAAAAAGAAATCCATGCCGGAATGAGTACGGCGGAAATAGACAAGCTGGTGTATGAATACACAAAGGACCACGGGGCTATCCCGGCGTGTCTGGGCTATGAAGGTTTTCCGAAAAGCTGTTGCACGTCAATCAATGAAGTGGTGTGCCACGGTATTCCGAACGAAGAAGAAATCCTGGAAGAAGGCGATATCATCAATGTGGACTGTACGACGATTCTGGACGGGTATTATGCAGATGCTTCCCGTATGTTCATCATTGGGAAAACCACACCTCAGAAAGAGAAACTGGTCCGTGTGGCTAAAGAGTGTCTGGAAATCGGAATGGAGGCGGCCAAACCGTTCAGCTTCGTGGGCGACATCGGCCACGCCATCGAAAAACATGCCAAGAAGAACGGTTTTTCGGTGGTGCGCGACTTGTGCGGTCACGGGGTGGGACTGGAGTTCCACGAGGAGCCGGATGTGGAGCATTTCGGAAAGAAGGGTACGGGCATGCTGCTCGTGCCGGGCATGGTGTTTACCATCGAGCCGATGATCAACATGGGAACCTGGGAAGTGTTTATTGATGAAGAAGACGGCTGGACCGTAGTGACGGAGGATGAACTTCCTTCTGCACAGTGGGAGCATACATTCGTGATGACGGAACAGGGTCTTGAAATATTGACGCATTAA
- a CDS encoding MgtC/SapB family protein, which yields MNIYVDFSLRLFVAGLMGVLIGLEREYRAKEAGYRTHFLVALGSALMMIVSQYGFMDVLEKDLVRLDPSRLAAQVVSGIGFIGAGTIILLQKQVIRGLTTAAGVWATAGIGLAIGAGMYLIGILATLLALAGLEVLSYCFKSVGMRNMIIEFTAGNPGVLKDVSARFSSGGFQIASYEMNKVYEDGREMYRISMVIRAKRANEEGLLLMMLHDFPDITVNRIV from the coding sequence ATGAATATTTATGTGGATTTTTCTTTAAGGTTGTTCGTGGCAGGTCTGATGGGAGTACTCATCGGTCTGGAGCGGGAATACCGGGCAAAGGAAGCCGGCTACCGGACCCATTTCCTGGTAGCCTTGGGAAGTGCGTTGATGATGATTGTGTCGCAATATGGTTTCATGGATGTGCTGGAGAAAGATTTGGTGCGGTTGGACCCGAGCCGGTTGGCGGCCCAGGTGGTCAGCGGCATCGGCTTTATCGGGGCCGGAACCATCATTCTCTTGCAGAAGCAGGTGATCCGCGGGCTGACTACGGCGGCAGGGGTGTGGGCCACCGCAGGCATCGGACTGGCCATCGGAGCGGGTATGTATCTGATTGGTATTCTGGCCACACTGCTGGCGCTGGCCGGATTGGAGGTACTCAGTTATTGCTTCAAGAGTGTGGGTATGCGGAACATGATTATTGAATTTACGGCGGGAAATCCTGGTGTGCTGAAAGACGTGTCGGCCCGGTTCAGTTCAGGCGGCTTCCAGATTGCTTCGTATGAGATGAACAAGGTGTATGAAGACGGACGGGAAATGTACCGCATCTCGATGGTGATACGGGCCAAACGGGCGAATGAAGAAGGGCTGCTTCTGATGATGCTGCATGATTTTCCTGATATCACGGTGAACCGGATTGTGTGA
- a CDS encoding winged helix-turn-helix domain-containing protein, protein MDKTQIGTNAGIVWKLLSDNAHWEYEKLKKESGLSDRDLNAAIGWLAREDKIDFDIDEKEDRLFLHVNVYIG, encoded by the coding sequence ATGGACAAGACTCAAATTGGAACAAACGCCGGGATTGTCTGGAAACTCCTTTCCGACAACGCACATTGGGAATACGAAAAACTGAAAAAAGAATCCGGATTGTCCGATAGAGATTTGAATGCCGCAATCGGATGGCTGGCACGCGAAGACAAAATAGATTTCGACATCGACGAAAAAGAAGACCGCTTATTCCTGCATGTCAACGTCTATATTGGCTGA
- the rpmG gene encoding 50S ribosomal protein L33, whose product MAKKAKGNRVQVILECTEMKDSGMPGTSRYITTKNRKNTTERLELKKYNPILKRVTVHKEIK is encoded by the coding sequence ATGGCTAAGAAAGCTAAAGGAAACAGAGTACAGGTAATCCTTGAATGCACAGAAATGAAGGATAGTGGTATGCCGGGAACTTCTCGTTATATTACAACAAAGAACAGAAAAAATACCACTGAAAGATTGGAACTGAAGAAGTACAATCCTATTTTGAAAAGAGTAACAGTTCATAAAGAAATTAAATAA
- the rimO gene encoding 30S ribosomal protein S12 methylthiotransferase RimO has translation MRKNTIDIITLGCSKNLVDSEKLMKQLEANGYKVTHDSAHPQGEIAVINTCGFIGDAKEESINMILEFCQAKEEGRLKKLYVMGCLSERYLKDLQMEIPQVDKFYGKFNWNELLADLGKAYHSEFSIERHLTTPKHYAYLKISEGCDRKCAYCAIPIITGKHVSRPMEEILDEVRLLVSEGVKEFQVIAQELTYYGVDLYKKQMLPELIEQMAHIPGVEWIRLHYAYPAHFPEDLFRVMRENDNVCKYMDIALQHISDNMLEKMRRHVTKEETYRLIEKFRQEVPGIHLRTTLMVGHPGETEQDFEELKEFVRKARFERMGAFAYSEEEGTYSAKHYKDEIPHEVKQQRLDELMALQQEISAELAHQKIGQEFKVIIDRKEGDYYIGRTQFDSPEVDPEVLIEAGEHRLKTGTFHRVKVYDADDFDLYARIVK, from the coding sequence ATGAGAAAGAATACAATTGATATTATTACATTAGGGTGCTCAAAGAATCTGGTGGACTCTGAAAAGCTGATGAAGCAGCTGGAGGCCAACGGATATAAAGTGACGCACGACAGTGCCCACCCTCAGGGAGAAATAGCCGTTATCAATACGTGCGGTTTTATTGGCGATGCCAAGGAAGAGTCTATCAACATGATATTGGAGTTCTGTCAGGCCAAGGAAGAAGGCCGGCTGAAGAAACTCTATGTCATGGGCTGTCTTTCGGAACGTTACCTGAAGGACTTGCAGATGGAGATTCCGCAGGTGGACAAGTTTTATGGAAAGTTCAACTGGAACGAACTGCTGGCCGATTTGGGCAAGGCGTATCATTCGGAGTTTTCCATCGAGCGTCATCTGACGACTCCCAAGCATTATGCTTATCTGAAGATTTCGGAAGGCTGCGACCGCAAATGTGCATATTGTGCCATCCCTATCATTACCGGAAAGCATGTGTCTCGTCCGATGGAAGAGATTCTGGACGAGGTACGTCTGCTGGTGTCGGAAGGGGTGAAAGAATTTCAGGTCATTGCGCAGGAACTGACGTATTACGGGGTGGACTTGTACAAGAAACAGATGCTGCCGGAACTGATTGAGCAGATGGCACATATCCCGGGCGTGGAATGGATTCGTTTGCATTATGCTTATCCGGCTCACTTCCCGGAAGATTTGTTCCGTGTGATGCGAGAGAATGACAATGTGTGCAAATACATGGATATTGCCTTGCAGCACATCAGCGACAATATGTTGGAGAAAATGCGCCGTCATGTGACCAAGGAAGAAACGTACCGGCTGATTGAGAAGTTCCGCCAGGAGGTGCCGGGCATTCACTTGCGTACCACGTTGATGGTGGGGCATCCCGGAGAAACGGAACAGGACTTTGAAGAACTGAAGGAGTTCGTGCGCAAGGCCCGCTTTGAACGCATGGGTGCATTTGCTTATTCGGAAGAAGAAGGCACTTATTCGGCCAAGCATTACAAGGATGAGATTCCGCACGAGGTGAAGCAGCAGCGTCTGGACGAGCTGATGGCCTTGCAGCAGGAAATTTCGGCTGAATTGGCGCACCAGAAAATCGGACAGGAATTCAAGGTCATCATCGACCGGAAAGAAGGAGACTATTATATCGGTCGTACGCAGTTTGACTCACCGGAGGTGGATCCGGAGGTCTTGATTGAAGCGGGTGAACACCGCCTGAAGACCGGGACTTTCCATCGGGTGAAAGTGTATGATGCGGACGATTTTGATTTGTATGCAAGAATTGTGAAATAG
- the tsaD gene encoding tRNA (adenosine(37)-N6)-threonylcarbamoyltransferase complex transferase subunit TsaD has protein sequence MSTIILGIESSCDDTSAAVIKDGVLLSSVIASQAVHEAYGGVVPELASRAHQQNIVPVVHEALKRAGVTKEELSAVAFTRGPGLMGSLLVGVSFAKGFARALGIPMVEVNHLQGHVMAHFIKEPDGENVQPSLPFICLLVSGGNSQIIRVNAYNDMEVLGQTIDDAAGEAIDKCSKVMGLGYPGGPIIDKLARQGNPNAYTFSKPHIPGYNYSFSGLKTSFLYSLKEWVKEDPDFVEHHKTDLAASLEKTIVDILMDKLRKVVKDTGIKEVAVAGGVSANNGLRNAFREHAKKYGWNIFIPKFGYTTDNAAMIAITGYYKFLDKDFCTIDKPAYSRVTIK, from the coding sequence ATGAGTACGATAATATTAGGAATAGAATCTTCTTGTGACGATACTTCGGCTGCGGTAATCAAGGACGGGGTACTGCTTTCCAGCGTGATTGCCAGTCAGGCAGTGCATGAAGCGTATGGAGGCGTGGTTCCTGAACTGGCCTCGCGGGCGCATCAGCAGAACATTGTGCCGGTGGTGCACGAGGCATTGAAACGGGCCGGGGTGACAAAGGAAGAATTGAGCGCGGTGGCTTTTACCCGCGGACCGGGACTGATGGGTTCTTTGCTGGTAGGAGTATCGTTTGCGAAGGGGTTTGCCCGTGCGCTGGGTATCCCGATGGTGGAGGTGAACCATCTGCAGGGACATGTGATGGCGCATTTTATCAAGGAACCGGACGGCGAGAATGTACAGCCGAGCCTGCCTTTCATCTGTCTGCTGGTATCGGGCGGGAATTCACAGATTATCCGTGTGAATGCCTACAACGACATGGAGGTGCTGGGGCAGACCATCGACGATGCGGCAGGAGAAGCCATTGACAAATGTTCCAAGGTGATGGGATTGGGCTATCCCGGCGGACCGATTATTGACAAGCTGGCACGTCAGGGCAATCCGAATGCCTATACTTTCAGCAAACCGCATATCCCGGGCTACAACTACAGCTTCAGCGGCTTGAAGACTTCTTTCCTGTATTCGCTCAAGGAATGGGTAAAGGAAGATCCGGATTTTGTAGAGCATCACAAAACCGACCTGGCTGCTTCGTTGGAGAAGACCATTGTGGACATTCTGATGGACAAGCTGCGTAAGGTGGTGAAGGATACGGGCATCAAGGAAGTGGCCGTGGCAGGTGGTGTTTCGGCCAACAACGGACTCCGCAACGCTTTCCGCGAACATGCCAAGAAGTATGGCTGGAACATCTTCATCCCGAAGTTCGGCTATACCACCGACAATGCGGCCATGATTGCCATTACGGGATACTATAAATTTTTGGACAAGGATTTTTGCACAATAGACAAGCCCGCTTATTCACGGGTAACCATTAAGTAA
- a CDS encoding DUF4295 domain-containing protein: MAKKTVATLQTGKEGRSYTKVIKMVKSPKTGAYVFDEQMVPNEKVQDFFKK; this comes from the coding sequence ATGGCAAAGAAAACAGTCGCAACCCTTCAGACAGGTAAAGAAGGCCGTTCTTATACTAAGGTTATCAAAATGGTTAAGTCTCCGAAAACAGGTGCTTACGTTTTTGACGAACAGATGGTTCCTAACGAAAAAGTTCAGGACTTCTTCAAGAAATAA
- the rpmB gene encoding 50S ribosomal protein L28: protein MSKICQITGKKALIGNNVSHSKRRTKRTFDVNLFTKKFYYVEQDCWISLNICANGLRVINKKGLDAALNEAVAKGYCDWKTIKIIG, encoded by the coding sequence ATGTCGAAAATTTGTCAAATTACCGGAAAGAAAGCCTTGATAGGCAACAACGTTTCACACTCTAAGAGAAGAACAAAAAGAACTTTTGATGTGAACTTGTTTACTAAGAAATTCTACTATGTAGAACAGGATTGCTGGATTAGCCTGAATATCTGTGCTAACGGCTTGCGAGTTATTAACAAAAAAGGCCTCGATGCAGCGCTGAATGAAGCAGTGGCAAAAGGCTATTGTGATTGGAAAACTATCAAAATTATTGGTTAA